A section of the Callospermophilus lateralis isolate mCalLat2 chromosome 14, mCalLat2.hap1, whole genome shotgun sequence genome encodes:
- the Kcns3 gene encoding delayed-rectifier potassium channel regulatory subunit KCNS3 → MVFGEFFHRPGQDEELVNLNVGGFKQSVDQSTLLRFPHTRLGKLLTCHSEEAILELCDDYSVADKEYYFDRNPSLFRYVLNFYYTGKLHVMEELCVFSFCQEIEYWGINELFIDSCCSGRYQERKEENHEKDWDQKSNDVSTDSSFEESSLFEKELEKFDQLRFGQLRKKIWIRMENPGYCLSAKLIAISSLSVVLASIVAMCVHSMSEFQNEDGEVDDPVLEGVEIACIAWFTGELAIRLVAAPCQKKFWKNPLNIIDFVSIIPFYATLAVDTKEEESEDIENMGKVVQILRLMRIFRILKLARHSVGLRSLGATLRHSYHEVGLLLLFLSVGISIFSVLIYSVEKDDHTSSLTSIPICWWWATISMTTVGYGDTHPVTLAGKIIASTCIICGILVVALPITIIFNKFSKYYQKQKDIDVEQCGEDPPEKCHELPYFNIRDIYAQRVHAFITSLSSVGIVVSDPDSTDASSIEDNEDVYNTASLENCTAK, encoded by the coding sequence atgGTGTTTGGTGAGTTTTTCCATCGCCCTGGACAAGACGAGGAACTTGTCAACTTGAACGTGGGGGGCTTTAAGCAGTCTGTTGACCAGAGCACGCTCCTGAGGTTCCCTCACACCAGACTGGGGAAGCTGCTCACCTGCCACTCCGAGGAGGCCATCCTGGAACTGTGTGATGATTACAGCGTGGCCGACAAAGAGTACTATTTTGACCGGAACCCCTCCTTGTTCAGATATGTCTTGAATTTTTACTACACGGGGAAGCTGCACGTCAtggaggagctgtgtgtgttCTCCTTCTGCCAGGAGATCGAGTACTGGGGCATCAACGAGCTCTTCATTGACTCCTGTTGCAGTGGTCGCTACCAGGAACGCAAGGAGGAAAACCACGAGAAGGACTGGGACCAGAAAAGCAACGACGTGAGCACCGACTCCTCATTTGAAGAGTCCTCTCTGTTTGAGAAAGAGCTGGAGAAGTTTGACCAGCTGCGGTTCGGTCAGCTCCGGAAGAAAATCTGGATTCGAATGGAAAACCCTGGGTACTGCCTGTCTGCCAAGCTGATTGCCATCTCCTCTTTGAGCGTGGTGCTGGCCTCCATAGTGGCCATGTGTGTCCACAGCATGTCGGAGTTCCAGAATGAGGACGGGGAGGTGGACGACCCTGTGCTGGAGGGTGTGGAGATCGCCTGTATTGCTTGGTTCACTGGGGAGCTTGCCATCCGGCTGGTTGCTGCTCCCTGTCAAAAGAAATTCTGGAAGAATCCTCTGAACATAATTGACTTTGTCTCAATTATTCCTTTCTATGCCACATTGGCGGTAGACACCAAGGAAGAAGAGAGCGAGGACATTGAAAACATGGGCAAGGTGGTCCAGATCCTTCGCCTTATGAGGATTTTccgaattctgaagctggcccggCACTCCGTAGGACTTCGGTCTCTGGGGGCCACGCTGAGACACAGCTACCATGAAGTCGGGCTGCTGCTTCTCTTCCTGTCTGTCGGCATCTCCATCTTCTCTGTGCTTATCTACTCTGTGGAGAAAGATGACCACACATCTAGCCTCACCAGCATCCCTATCTGCTGGTGGTGGGCCACCATCAGCATGACCACGGTGGGCTATGGAGACACCCATCCTGTCACCTTGGCCGGGAAGATTATCGCCAGCACGTGCATCATCTGTGGCATATTGGTGGTGGCCCTTCCTATCACCATCATCTTCAACAAGTTTTCCAAGTACTACCAGAAGCAAAAGGACATTGATGTGGAGCAGTGCGGTGAGGACCCACCAGAGAAGTGTCATGAGCTACCTTACTTTAACATTAGGGACATTTATGCACAGCGGGTGCATGCCTTCATTACCAGTCTCTCCTCCGTGGGCATCGTGGTGAGCGATCCCGATTCCACAGACGCTTCGAGCATCGAAGACAATGAGGATGTTTATAACACCGCATCCTTGGAGAATTGCACAGCAAAATGA